A window from Megalobrama amblycephala isolate DHTTF-2021 linkage group LG9, ASM1881202v1, whole genome shotgun sequence encodes these proteins:
- the sla1a gene encoding src like adaptor 1a, translating to MGNAMRQEKPNPEPNSFDTIFKDCDSLVVLADYPCRDISEPIFKMGDRLKGLSEDGCWWKVRSLQTGTENYIPSNHVAKVYHGWLFEGVSRQKAEELLSLSGNSVGSFLIRESPRERGVYSLSVRHRTVKHYKIFRLANSWYYISPRLTFQCLEDMVNHYSDSSDGICCVLSAPCLALSNPAPSSTQEAPPVVMRRNLDWKKVNKSQLLSPSGLDTVDSKDNMMSYGVRSSIAAYLSLTSIPEPENAKSRKKKSKSVYVMPDHSNMNLEENY from the exons ATGGGCAATGCGATGAGGCAGGAAAAGCCAAACCCAGAGCCTAACAGCtttgacaccattttcaaaG ACTGCGACAGTCTTGTGGTGCTTGCTGATTATCCGTGTCGTGACATTAGTGAACCTATCTTTAAGATGGGGGACAGACTCAAAGGTCTTTCGGA AGATGGTTGCTGGTGGAAAGTGCGTTCTCTTCAAACAGGAACTGAGAATTACATTCCAAGTAATCATGTGGCAAAGGTTTATCATGG ATGGCTGTTTGAGGGGGTTAGCAGACAGAAGGCAGAAGAGCTTTTGTCATTGTCTGGTAACAGTGTCGGATCATTTCTCATTAGAGAAAGTCCGCGCGAGAGAG GTGTATATTCTCTGTCTGTGAGACACAGGACCGTGAAGCACTATAAGATATTCCGTCTGGCTAATAGCTGGTACTACATCTCACCACGACTTACCTTCCAGTGTCTAGAGGACATGGTCAATCACTACTCTG ACTCGTCAGATGGTATATGTTGCGTTCTCAGCGCTCCGTGTCTGGCTCTATCCAACCCGGCCCCGAGCTCAACCCAGGAAGCGCCGCCTGTGGTAATGCGCCGTAACTTGGATTGGAAGAAAGTGAATAA GTCACAGCTGTTGAGCCCAAGCGGGCTGGATACTGTGGACAGCAAAGATAACATGATGAGCTACGGGGTGAGGAGCAGCATAGCCGCCTATCTGTCTTTAACATCAATACCTGAGCCAGAGAACGCCAAAAGCCGCAAGAAGAAGAGCAAGTCTGTCTATGTGATGCCTGACCACAGTAATATGAATTTAGAGGAAAACTATTAG